The DNA region TTCGCCGCGGCGGCCGCGCCGGTGCCTACTATTTTGTTCAGCCTCATCGGAAGGAACCCTCCGGTGGTTCGACAGCCAGACTCAAGATGTCCAAGGGGCGCGAGGCCCCATCACGTTGCAGATGCCGTGTGCTCGTTCGCCGAGAGCAGCTCGCCGATCTTGATGCTCCTGAGCAGCTCCCGGCCTCTCTCCTGCACCCGGCGGAACGCCTCGCGGCGAATGCCGGCGGGTGACTGCCGCAGCGCGGCGGGGTCGCCTGCGGCCATGTCGATCGAACGAATCAGGTCCGACTTCCCTTCGAGCGCCTCGAGGACATCCGCCAGGGTCAGCCTCTGCGGCTCGACCCTGAGGAAGTATCCGCCGCGGGCGCCTCGGCGCGAGCCCAGGATGCCTCGCTGCCTCAGCCTCGCCAGGATCTGCGCGAGGAAAATGCCGGGGATGTCGCAGCGGGTCGCGATTTCGACCCGGAAGCTGAGCTTACCTGCGGGCTGGGACGCGAGGTAGAGAATCGCGGCCAGCCCGTACTCGCTCTGCTTGGTGATCCGCAACCATTTCCTCCGGTCGCACTCCCCTGTCGGGCGCCATACTTTAGCGAAATACTCAAGAAAGGGGCAAGAGAAATTTTTCGCCGGAGGCGCGGGGACTTTTTTGGTCCGACATCCTATACTCGCGGCCGGTCACACCTTATCTCCCGCGAAGGCCCGCCATGTCCAGAACCCTCGAGCAGATTCTTCCCGAAGTGGAGAAGCCCGCCCGGTACCTCGGCGGGGAGCACAACTCCGTCGTCAAGGACCCGAAGAGCGTGAGGGTCCGCGCCTGCCTCGCCTTCCCCGACGTCTACGAGATCGGGATGAGCCACCTCGGGCTCCGCATCCTCTACTCGTTGCTGAACCGTCGCGGCGACATGGCGCTGGAGCGGTGCTTCACCCCCTGGCCCGACATGGAGAGGGCGCTCCGCCAGCACGGCCTCCCGCTCACTTCCCTCGAGTCGCGCACGCCGCTCGGGGAGTTCGACATCGTCGGATTCTCCCTCCAGTACGAGCTGTGCTTCACGAACGTGCTGCTGATGCTCGACCTCGCCGGAATCCCCTTCAGGACCCGCGACCGCCGGGAGGGGGCGCCGATGATCCTCGGCGGGGGGCCGGTCGCCTTCAGCCCCGAGCCGGTCGCCGACTTCTTCGACGCCTTCCTGATCGGCGACGGGGAGGAGGCCTTCCCGAAGCTCCTCGAGACGTACGCCGACATGAAGGAGGCGGGGCGATCGCGCGGCGACATGCTGAAGGCCTTCGCGCGCCTGCCCGGCGTCTACGTCCCGTCGCTGTACGCCACCGCCCCGGACCCGCACTGCGGCCTGCACTACGTGACCGGCCCCGACCCGGCCGCGCGCGTCGAGGGGGAAGCGCCGCCGCCGTTCCCGGTGCGGCGCGCGGTCCTCGACGATCTCAACAAGTACCCGTTTCCGTCCGACACCATCGTGCCGCACGCCGAGATCGTCCACGACCGCGTCTCGATCGAGATCGCGCGGGGGTGCACCGAGGGGTGCCGCTTCTGCCAGGCCGGCATCATCTACCGCCCCGTCCGCGAGCGGAGCGCCGAGAGCATCCTCGAGTCGGCCCTCGACGCACTCGAGGAGACCGGCTACGACGAGGTCTCGCTGACCTCCCTCTCGCCCGCCGACTACTCGTGCCTTCCCGACCTCGTCGAGAAGGTGATGGACCGGATGGTCGACTCGCGGGTGGGGGTGTCGGTCTCCAGCTTGCGCCCCTACGGCCTCACCGAGCAGCTCGCGAAGCAGATCAGCCGCGTGAAGAAGAGCGGCTTCACGATCGCCCCCGAGGCGGGGACGCAGCGGATGCGCGACGTCCTCAACAAGGGGATCACCGAGGAGCACATCCTCCAGGCGGCGCACAACGCCTTCGGGGAGGGGTGGGATCTCATCAAGACGTACTTCATGATCGGCCTCCCCACCGAGACCGACGAGGACCTCCTCGCGATGA from Acidobacteriota bacterium includes:
- a CDS encoding Rrf2 family transcriptional regulator, with the protein product MRITKQSEYGLAAILYLASQPAGKLSFRVEIATRCDIPGIFLAQILARLRQRGILGSRRGARGGYFLRVEPQRLTLADVLEALEGKSDLIRSIDMAAGDPAALRQSPAGIRREAFRRVQERGRELLRSIKIGELLSANEHTASAT